The sequence AGCCACTGGAGCCGATAGAGTTCCGGGAGGGGGAGGAGATCGTTTTGGAGGTGAAGAATCCGCCCAGTGGAAGGGGGATATGGAGGTTCTTCGGTATAATAAAGGCAAAGGATTCTGAGCCCGTAAAGGAGGAGGACTATTATGAGCACCTCTCGGAAAGAGGTCGTATTCCTAGACAGTAGCGTGATACTCCACTATCTTACTGGGGATCCTCGAGCTAGAGATATCATAGAAGATACATCAAGATTAGCAGTAAACTCTATAGTTTTCAGTGAGGTATCATTCAACCTCCTAAAACTACTATACAGCGAGAAATACGGGGAATACAAATTTTACAACATGAAATCCAGGACCACAATGCTCGACAAGGACATACTACAAGGTTACACTATACTCCAATCATTCCTGAACGAGCTCCACAAGGAAGATAGGCTCGTATACCTCCCCATAACCCTGGAGGTAATGAGAGAAGCCAGCGAAACAGCAGTCAAATACGGACTACTCCCTAATGACGCACTGATAGCAGCAACTTGCAAGCACTATGGCATAAGCACAATCGCAACCCTAGACGAGGACTTCGAGCGAATACCTTGGCTGCAGATCGTTCCACAACACTCAAAATCCAC comes from Candidatus Tiamatella incendiivivens and encodes:
- a CDS encoding antitoxin family protein, yielding MSKVIRVRYEKGILKPLEPIEFREGEEIVLEVKNPPSGRGIWRFFGIIKAKDSEPVKEEDYYEHLSERGRIPRQ
- a CDS encoding PIN domain-containing protein, whose amino-acid sequence is MSTSRKEVVFLDSSVILHYLTGDPRARDIIEDTSRLAVNSIVFSEVSFNLLKLLYSEKYGEYKFYNMKSRTTMLDKDILQGYTILQSFLNELHKEDRLVYLPITLEVMREASETAVKYGLLPNDALIAATCKHYGISTIATLDEDFERIPWLQIVPQHSKSTKRNA